A genomic region of Streptomyces diastaticus subsp. diastaticus contains the following coding sequences:
- the ggt gene encoding gamma-glutamyltransferase — translation MRPSRTRGLSLCALAVAMLSVGAAAPPGERAPERAAPAKSPVAVGHGGAVSSVDLDASAAGIEVLRRGGNAVDAAVATAAALGVTEPYSAGIGGGGYAVLYDARTGTVQTVDGRETAPRSAGPGLFLEEGRPIPFAEAVTSGLGVGTPGTPATWRTLLDHWGSKPLGELLKPAERLARDGFTVDETFRSQTADNQARFADFPASAKLFLPGGKLPETGSTFRNPDLARTYAELGRKGVGALYRGPLARDIVRTVNKPPVDPAADRVVRPGGLTAADLARYRTERHAPTRTRYRGLDIASIAPSSSGGTTVGEALNILEGTDLKAASQERYLHRMIEASRIAFADRNRWAGDPAFSDVPTAGLLSPRFAASRACLIRDDAVLTSPLAPGDPRDPAGCPLGGTPAPTTYEGENTTHLTTADRWGNVVAYTLTIEQTGGSGITVPGRGFLLNNELTDFSFTPTTPGVPDPNLPGPGKRPRSSIAPTLVLDGGKPVLALGSPGGATIITTVLQTLTGVVDRGLPLVDAIAAPRASQRNTAATEIEPGLWDSPSRARLEALGHTFRRSSEIGAATAVQRLPDGRWLAAAETERRGGGSALVLRPDRR, via the coding sequence ATGCGTCCGTCCCGGACCCGCGGGCTCTCGCTCTGCGCTCTCGCCGTCGCGATGCTCTCGGTGGGAGCCGCCGCGCCGCCCGGCGAGCGGGCACCCGAGCGGGCGGCGCCCGCCAAGAGCCCCGTCGCGGTCGGCCACGGCGGCGCCGTCTCCAGCGTCGACCTGGACGCCTCCGCTGCGGGCATCGAGGTGCTGCGCCGGGGCGGCAACGCCGTGGACGCGGCCGTCGCCACCGCCGCCGCGCTCGGCGTCACCGAGCCGTACTCGGCCGGCATCGGCGGTGGCGGATACGCCGTGCTCTACGACGCCCGGACCGGCACCGTGCAGACCGTCGACGGCCGCGAGACCGCGCCCCGCAGCGCCGGGCCCGGCCTCTTCCTGGAGGAGGGCAGGCCCATCCCCTTCGCCGAAGCCGTCACCAGCGGCCTCGGCGTCGGCACCCCCGGCACCCCGGCCACCTGGCGCACCCTGCTCGACCACTGGGGCAGCAAGCCCCTCGGCGAGCTGCTGAAGCCCGCCGAGCGCCTGGCGCGCGACGGTTTCACCGTGGACGAGACCTTCCGCTCGCAGACCGCCGACAACCAGGCCCGGTTCGCCGACTTCCCCGCCAGCGCGAAACTCTTCCTGCCCGGCGGGAAACTCCCCGAGACCGGCTCCACCTTCCGCAACCCGGACCTGGCCCGCACTTACGCGGAGCTGGGCCGCAAGGGCGTCGGCGCCCTCTACCGGGGTCCGCTCGCCCGCGACATCGTCCGCACCGTCAACAAGCCGCCGGTCGACCCCGCCGCCGACCGCGTGGTGCGCCCCGGCGGCCTCACCGCGGCCGACCTCGCCCGCTACCGCACCGAGCGGCACGCGCCGACCCGCACCCGCTACCGCGGCCTGGACATCGCCTCGATCGCCCCGTCCTCCTCCGGCGGCACCACCGTGGGTGAGGCCCTCAACATCCTGGAGGGCACCGACCTGAAGGCCGCCTCCCAGGAGCGCTACCTGCACCGGATGATCGAGGCCAGCCGGATCGCCTTCGCCGACCGCAACCGCTGGGCCGGCGACCCCGCCTTCTCCGACGTGCCCACCGCCGGCCTCCTCAGCCCCCGCTTCGCCGCCTCCCGGGCCTGCCTGATCCGCGACGACGCCGTGCTCACGAGCCCGCTCGCCCCCGGCGACCCCCGCGACCCGGCCGGCTGCCCCTTGGGCGGCACCCCCGCCCCCACCACGTACGAGGGGGAGAACACCACCCACCTGACCACCGCCGACCGGTGGGGCAACGTCGTCGCCTACACGCTGACGATCGAGCAGACCGGCGGCAGCGGCATCACCGTGCCCGGGCGGGGCTTCCTGCTCAACAACGAACTGACCGACTTCTCCTTCACCCCGACCACCCCGGGCGTCCCCGACCCGAACCTGCCCGGCCCCGGCAAACGGCCGCGCTCCTCCATCGCGCCCACCCTCGTCCTGGACGGCGGCAAGCCGGTCCTGGCGCTCGGTTCGCCCGGTGGTGCCACCATCATCACCACCGTGCTCCAGACCCTCACCGGCGTCGTCGACCGGGGTCTGCCGCTGGTCGACGCCATCGCCGCGCCCCGCGCCAGCCAGCGCAACACGGCCGCCACCGAGATCGAGCCGGGTCTGTGGGACAGCCCGTCGCGGGCCCGGCTGGAGGCGCTCGGCCACACCTTCCGGCGGAGCTCCGAGATCGGTGCCGCCACCGCCGTGCAGCGGCTGCCCGACGGCCGCTGGCTGGCCGCCGCCGAGACCGAGCGGCGCGGGGGCGGTTCCGCGCTGGTCCTCCGGCCGGACCGGCGCTGA
- a CDS encoding DUF2267 domain-containing protein has protein sequence MQHDELIGKVQAAARLPGRGPAERVTQAVLATLGERLPAGLARNMASQLPPELAASVQQSPGAQAGAGPSDSAAERFDLTTFAGRIAVRAGTNEDTALRDAAAVLEVLDAALAPEVMEHLTAALPADIGTLLPAVRATEEPGDSGAAE, from the coding sequence ATGCAGCACGACGAGTTGATCGGAAAGGTCCAGGCGGCGGCGCGGCTGCCGGGCCGGGGCCCCGCCGAGCGGGTCACCCAGGCGGTGCTGGCCACGCTGGGCGAGCGGCTGCCGGCCGGGCTCGCGAGGAACATGGCGTCCCAGCTCCCGCCCGAACTGGCCGCCTCGGTCCAGCAGTCGCCGGGCGCCCAGGCCGGCGCCGGCCCCTCGGACAGCGCGGCCGAGCGGTTCGACCTGACCACGTTCGCCGGGCGGATCGCCGTCCGCGCGGGGACCAACGAGGACACGGCCCTGCGGGACGCCGCCGCCGTACTGGAGGTGCTCGACGCCGCGCTCGCGCCGGAGGTCATGGAGCACCTGACCGCCGCCCTGCCCGCGGACATCGGCACGCTGCTGCCGGCCGTCCGCGCCACCGAGGAGCCCGGGGACTCCGGGGCGGCGGAGTGA
- a CDS encoding phosphoribosyltransferase produces the protein MGFTDRLEAGRRLGTRLAEWASGQELPRPLVLALPRGGVPVAVEVARSLGAPLDVLIVRKIGVPGRPETGVGAVVGDDPPLYDPRALAALGLDEERLAPEAARERAELRRRALLYRGDRATPEVAGRAVILVDDGLATGATARAALRHLRGREPARLVLAVPVGAPEAAAALRAEADEVVCLEQPPAFGAVSLWYEEFPQVADEEVAEALNACRPPAPDA, from the coding sequence ATGGGGTTCACAGATCGGCTGGAGGCGGGCCGTCGGCTCGGCACCCGGCTGGCGGAGTGGGCGTCCGGCCAGGAGCTTCCCCGGCCGCTCGTACTCGCGCTGCCCCGCGGCGGCGTCCCCGTGGCGGTGGAGGTCGCCCGGAGCCTCGGCGCGCCGCTCGACGTGCTGATCGTGCGGAAGATCGGCGTTCCCGGCCGCCCGGAGACCGGTGTCGGCGCTGTCGTCGGCGACGATCCGCCGCTCTACGACCCGCGGGCCCTGGCGGCGCTCGGCCTCGACGAGGAACGACTGGCCCCCGAGGCGGCCCGGGAGCGGGCGGAGCTGCGGCGCCGCGCCCTGCTCTACCGCGGCGACCGCGCGACGCCGGAGGTCGCGGGCCGGGCCGTGATCCTCGTCGACGACGGGCTGGCCACCGGGGCCACCGCGCGCGCCGCCCTCCGCCATCTGCGCGGCCGGGAACCGGCCCGGCTGGTCCTCGCCGTCCCCGTCGGCGCGCCCGAGGCCGCCGCCGCACTGCGCGCGGAGGCCGACGAGGTCGTCTGCCTGGAGCAGCCGCCGGCCTTCGGGGCGGTGAGCCTCTGGTACGAGGAGTTCCCGCAGGTGGCCGACGAGGAGGTCGCCGAGGCCCTGAACGCCTGCCGGCCCCCGGCCCCCGACGCGTGA
- a CDS encoding DUF2795 domain-containing protein, producing MAELSPIDLQKALHGASYPASREDLVTRARDNGAGAGVVDKLSSVRADRFEGPDEVQKAVFDAE from the coding sequence GTGGCAGAACTGAGCCCGATCGACTTGCAGAAGGCCCTTCACGGCGCCAGCTATCCCGCCAGTCGCGAGGACCTCGTCACGCGCGCCCGGGACAACGGCGCCGGTGCGGGTGTCGTCGACAAGCTCTCCTCGGTGCGGGCCGACCGGTTCGAGGGGCCGGACGAGGTGCAGAAGGCCGTCTTCGACGCCGAGTGA
- a CDS encoding ChaB family protein, with amino-acid sequence MPGRQELPSTLRRSPDGAQRTWAEAHDSAVQEYGEGRRAHQVAYGALKHSYEKVGDHWERKQGGRRGPSDPRSARPRQQGGRSGQGVDEQASKTHLYDLARRLDVPGRSSMSKPELLDAIRKANARQTREAR; translated from the coding sequence ATGCCAGGACGCCAGGAACTCCCTTCCACCCTGCGCCGCTCGCCCGACGGGGCGCAGCGCACGTGGGCCGAGGCGCACGACTCGGCGGTGCAGGAGTACGGCGAGGGGCGGCGCGCCCATCAGGTCGCCTACGGCGCGCTGAAGCATTCGTACGAGAAGGTGGGCGACCACTGGGAACGCAAGCAGGGCGGCCGCCGCGGCCCCTCGGACCCGCGGTCGGCCCGGCCCCGGCAGCAGGGCGGCCGCAGCGGCCAGGGCGTGGACGAGCAGGCGAGCAAGACGCACCTGTACGACCTCGCCCGCAGGCTGGACGTGCCCGGCCGGTCCTCGATGAGCAAGCCGGAACTGCTGGACGCGATCCGCAAGGCGAACGCCCGGCAGACCCGCGAGGCCCGCTGA
- a CDS encoding CocE/NonD family hydrolase: MRRPRPALTTTAACALTAALAVGTLSAPAQAAPADPVPADTTAGGLRFVDITGADGTVLKANVVTPARAAAGDRHPVIVLPTSWAVPQVEYLAQATQLADSGYVVVSYNSRGFWQSGGEIEVAGPQDIADASAVVDWALANTPADPERVGMAGVSYGAGISLLAAAHDPRIKTVAALSGWADLIDSIYSGRTQHLQAALLLGGSGLLTGRPSAELKQILGDFLGSKLDKEQEMIDWGKKRSPATHLDALNANGTAVMLGNAWGDSLFPPNQYADFYEKLTGPKRLEFRPGDHATSEATGLLGLPNDTWTSARRWFDHHLKGEDNGVDGELPVRVKSRSTGAYESYPDWKSVGADSRKIDLAGTHTIRANVDSGANGGIIFLTNILDQLIRTPPMASMPLLPRRYAAVWQSERYSGGAAVRGTPELHTTVTPTKSSGTFVAYLYDVGPLGVGKLVTHAPYTFHDREPGRPFAVDLELYSTAYDVPAGHRLAVVVDTVDPLYIEHNPSGAQLTFSSPADDPGHVSVPVREK, translated from the coding sequence ATGAGACGCCCCCGCCCCGCCCTCACCACCACCGCGGCCTGCGCGCTGACGGCCGCGCTCGCCGTCGGCACCTTGTCCGCGCCCGCCCAGGCCGCGCCCGCGGACCCCGTTCCGGCCGACACCACGGCGGGGGGCCTGCGGTTCGTCGACATCACCGGAGCGGACGGCACCGTCCTCAAGGCCAACGTGGTCACGCCCGCCAGGGCCGCCGCAGGTGACCGCCATCCGGTGATCGTCCTGCCGACCAGTTGGGCGGTGCCGCAGGTCGAGTACCTGGCGCAGGCCACTCAGCTCGCCGACTCCGGCTACGTGGTGGTCAGTTACAACTCGCGCGGCTTCTGGCAGTCCGGCGGTGAGATCGAGGTGGCCGGTCCGCAGGACATCGCCGACGCCTCCGCCGTCGTCGACTGGGCCCTCGCCAACACCCCTGCCGACCCGGAGCGGGTGGGCATGGCCGGCGTCTCGTACGGCGCGGGGATCAGCCTGCTCGCCGCCGCCCACGACCCGCGGATCAAGACGGTCGCGGCGCTCAGCGGCTGGGCCGACCTCATCGACTCCATCTACAGCGGCCGCACCCAGCACCTCCAGGCCGCCCTGCTGCTGGGCGGCTCGGGCCTGCTCACCGGACGTCCGAGCGCCGAACTCAAGCAGATCCTCGGCGACTTCCTCGGCTCCAAACTCGACAAGGAGCAGGAGATGATCGACTGGGGGAAGAAGCGCTCCCCCGCCACCCACCTCGACGCCCTCAACGCCAACGGCACCGCCGTGATGCTCGGCAACGCCTGGGGCGACAGCCTCTTCCCGCCCAATCAGTACGCCGACTTCTACGAGAAGCTGACCGGCCCCAAGCGGCTGGAGTTCCGTCCCGGCGACCACGCCACCTCGGAGGCCACCGGCCTGCTCGGCCTGCCCAACGACACCTGGACCTCGGCCCGCCGCTGGTTCGACCACCACCTCAAGGGCGAGGACAACGGCGTCGACGGCGAGCTGCCGGTCCGCGTCAAGTCCCGGTCCACCGGCGCGTACGAGAGCTACCCGGACTGGAAGTCGGTCGGCGCCGACAGCCGCAAGATCGACCTCGCCGGCACCCACACGATCCGCGCCAACGTCGACTCGGGCGCCAACGGCGGGATCATCTTCCTCACCAACATCCTCGACCAGTTGATCCGCACGCCTCCGATGGCCTCGATGCCGCTGCTCCCCCGCCGGTACGCAGCGGTCTGGCAGTCCGAGCGGTACAGCGGCGGGGCGGCCGTGCGCGGGACGCCCGAACTGCACACCACGGTGACGCCGACGAAGAGCAGCGGCACCTTCGTGGCCTACCTGTACGACGTGGGGCCGCTCGGCGTCGGCAAACTGGTGACGCACGCGCCGTACACCTTCCACGACCGCGAGCCGGGCCGGCCGTTCGCCGTGGACCTGGAGCTGTACTCCACGGCCTACGACGTCCCGGCCGGTCACCGGCTCGCCGTCGTCGTCGACACCGTCGACCCGCTGTACATCGAGCACAACCCGTCCGGCGCGCAGCTGACCTTCTCCTCGCCTGCGGACGACCCGGGTCACGTGTCGGTCCCGGTCCGCGAGAAGTGA
- a CDS encoding amino acid ABC transporter permease, whose protein sequence is MTARTDQEPSALYDIPGPKARKRHRIFSVLAVLVILVVHGCVLYLLFDTEQFTTVKWRPFAYTGIQELLLRGLGNTLKAFAYASVLSLVLGGVLAVGRLSEHRPVRWVATVIVEFFRAMPVLVMIFFVFVALQVHALPALVTGLTLYNGSVLAEVFRSGVNSVDKGQREAAYALGMRKTQVMVHVLAPQALRAMLPAIISQLVVALKDTSLGYLITYEEFLHAGKLIASNLDYDLPFIPVVMVISPIYIGMCMLLSWFAQWVSRRQRRNPKAEAAAVTRPEPGGLLPGER, encoded by the coding sequence ATGACCGCCAGGACCGACCAGGAGCCCTCGGCTCTCTACGACATCCCCGGCCCCAAGGCCCGCAAGCGCCACCGGATCTTCAGCGTCCTCGCCGTCCTGGTGATCCTCGTGGTCCACGGCTGCGTGCTGTATCTCCTCTTCGACACCGAGCAGTTCACCACCGTGAAGTGGCGCCCCTTCGCCTACACCGGTATCCAGGAACTGCTGCTGCGCGGACTGGGCAACACCCTCAAGGCGTTCGCGTACGCCTCGGTGCTCTCCCTCGTCCTCGGCGGTGTCCTGGCCGTCGGCAGGCTCTCCGAACACCGGCCCGTGCGCTGGGTGGCGACGGTGATCGTGGAGTTCTTCCGGGCCATGCCGGTGCTGGTGATGATCTTCTTCGTCTTCGTGGCGCTCCAGGTGCACGCGCTGCCCGCCCTGGTCACCGGCCTGACCCTCTACAACGGCTCGGTCCTCGCCGAGGTCTTCCGCTCCGGCGTCAACTCCGTCGACAAGGGCCAGCGCGAGGCCGCGTACGCGCTGGGCATGCGCAAGACCCAGGTCATGGTGCACGTCCTCGCCCCGCAGGCGCTGCGCGCCATGCTGCCGGCCATCATCAGCCAGTTGGTGGTCGCGCTGAAGGACACCTCGCTCGGCTACCTCATCACCTACGAGGAGTTCCTCCACGCCGGAAAACTCATCGCCTCGAACCTCGACTACGATTTGCCCTTCATCCCCGTGGTGATGGTGATCTCGCCGATCTACATCGGGATGTGCATGCTGCTCTCGTGGTTCGCCCAGTGGGTGTCCCGCAGGCAGCGCCGCAACCCGAAGGCCGAGGCGGCCGCCGTCACCCGGCCTGAGCCGGGAGGGCTGCTGCCGGGCGAACGGTAG
- a CDS encoding amino acid ABC transporter permease: protein MNVLTDNFSTYGRGFLGTVELTVYASLLALALGFLMASFRVAPIGSLRFFGTAWVTVLRNTPLTLLFFAVLLGLPRFGLALPFQLFAVLALGCYTSAFVCEALRSGINTVPRGQGEAARSLGMTFGQTLSAVVLPQAFRSVIAPVGSTLIALAKNSAIAGAFSVTELLGTYRTLSELGYNIIWTFVWIALGYLIITLTISALFHLMEKRWGVAR from the coding sequence ATGAACGTCCTGACCGACAACTTCTCCACCTACGGCAGAGGCTTCCTCGGTACCGTCGAACTCACCGTCTACGCCTCGCTGCTCGCCCTGGCCCTCGGCTTTCTGATGGCCTCCTTCCGGGTGGCGCCGATCGGCTCCCTGCGCTTCTTCGGCACGGCCTGGGTGACGGTCCTGCGCAACACCCCGCTCACCCTGCTGTTCTTCGCCGTCCTGCTCGGTCTGCCGCGCTTCGGCCTCGCCCTGCCCTTCCAGCTCTTCGCCGTCCTGGCGCTGGGCTGCTACACCTCGGCCTTCGTCTGCGAGGCGCTCCGCTCGGGCATCAACACCGTGCCGCGCGGCCAGGGGGAGGCGGCCCGCAGCCTCGGCATGACCTTCGGCCAGACCCTCTCCGCCGTGGTGCTGCCGCAGGCGTTCCGTTCGGTGATCGCGCCGGTCGGCTCGACGCTGATCGCGCTGGCCAAGAACTCCGCCATCGCCGGGGCGTTCAGCGTCACCGAACTCCTCGGCACCTACCGCACCCTCAGCGAGCTGGGCTACAACATCATCTGGACCTTCGTCTGGATCGCGCTCGGCTACCTCATCATCACCCTCACCATCAGCGCCCTCTTCCACCTCATGGAGAAGCGCTGGGGAGTCGCCCGATGA